Proteins encoded together in one Lutra lutra chromosome 4, mLutLut1.2, whole genome shotgun sequence window:
- the GPR20 gene encoding G-protein coupled receptor 20, with protein sequence MPSASPVGSWAPAAPNTTVAEANGSVPEKPLFHVFARLDEELHAAFPGLWLALMAVHGLIFLAGLVLNGLALYVFCCRTQAKTPSVIYTLNLVVTDLLVGLSLPTRFAVFYGTRGCLRCAFPHVFGYFLNMHCSILFLTCICVDRYLAIVQPDGSRRCRQPACARAVCACVWLAAGAVTLPVLGVTAGGRPCCRVLALTVLEFLLPLLVISLFTGRVVCALSRPGLLRQGRRRRVRAMQLLLTVLVIFLVCFTPFHARQVAVALWPDGPSRARLVAYHVAVTVSSLNSCLDPIVYCFVTSGFQAAVRGLCRRHGARCEPSSGTMVSARKSSRGSGHHHILSAGPSVFAQDLANGPDA encoded by the coding sequence ATGCCCTCCGCGTCTCCCGTGGGCTCCTGGGCCCCGGCGGCCCCCAACACCACAGTGGCGGAGGCCAACGGCAGCGTGCCGGAGAAGCCCCTGTTCCACGTGTTCGCCCGGCTGGATGAGGAGCTGCACGCCGCCTTCCCGGGCCTGTGGCTGGCGCTGATGGCGGTGCACGGCCTCATCTTCCTGGCGGGGCTGGTGCTTAACGGGCTGGCGCTGTACGTCTTCTGCTGCCGCACCCAGGCCAAGACGCCGTCAGTCATCTACACCCTCAACCTGGTGGTGACCGACCTGCTGGTGGGCCTGTCCCTGCCCACGCGCTTCGCCGTCTTCTACGGCACGCGCGGCTGCCTGCGATGCGCCTTCCCGCACGTCTTTGGCTACTTCCTCAACATGCACTGCTCCATCCTCTTCCTCACCTGCATCTGTGTGGACCGCTACCTGGCCATCGTGCAGCCCGACGGCTCCCGCCGCTGCCGCCAGCCGGCCTGCGCCAGGGCCGTGTGCGCCTGCGTGTGGCTGGCCGCCGGCGCCGTGACCTTGCCGGTACTGGGCGTGACGGCCGGCGGGCGGCCTTGCTGCCGCGTGCTGGCGCTGACCGTGCTGGAGTTCCTGCTGCCGCTGCTGGTCATCAGCCTGTTCACGGGCCGCGTCGTGTGCGCCCTGTCGCGGCCGGGCCTCCTGCGCCAGGGCCGCCGGCGCCGCGTGCGGGCCATGCAGCTCCTGCTCACGGTGCTCGTCATCTTCCTCGTCTGCTTCACACCCTTCCACGCCCGCCAGGTGGCCGTGGCGCTATGGCCGGACGGGCCGTCCCGCGCCCGCCTCGTGGCCTACCACGTGGCTGTGACCGTCAGCAGCCTCAACAGCTGTCTGGACCCCATCGTCTACTGCTTCGTCACCAGCGGCTTCCAGGCCGCCGTCCGAGGCCTCTGCCGCCGCCACGGAGCCAGGTGCGAGCCCAGCAGCGGCACCATGGTCAGCGCGCGCAAGAGCTCCCGAGGCTCGGGCCACCATCACATCCTCAGCGCCGGCCCCAGCGTCTTCGCCCAGGACCTGGCCAACGGGCCTGACGCTTAG